A genomic stretch from Synergistaceae bacterium DZ-S4 includes:
- a CDS encoding DEAD/DEAH box helicase family protein, which produces MKLQFKHQKFQAEAAKAVCDVFAGQPYSVPSYMIDKGLIKDKNDSAQKQADIGFDFTGWRNEPIVPQLTDEIILENINRIQRKFQIEPSQKLEGRYNLTVEMETGVGKTYTYIKTMYELNKNYGWSKYIVVVPSVAIREGVYKSFQITQEHFAEEYGKKIRFFIYNSAQLTEIDRFASDNAINVMIINSQAFNARGKDARRIDMRLDEFRSRRPIDIIAKTNPILIIDEPQSVEGPATKDRLTKFMPLFTLRYSATHRKDSVYNMIYRLDAIEAYNKKLVKKIAVKGISLSGNTANEGYLYLESINLYKDKGPSANLEFDIKHKNGINPKVRIVTPGYNLFDQSGGLEEYKEGYTVTNIDGRDNSVSFKNGIKIYAGDVLGKVSEKHLRRIQIRETILTHIERERQLFYKGIKVLSLFFIDEVAKYKQYDKSNSAYNGVYADVFEEEYRNILDNLQVKLGEDEYIKYLNSIQPQETHAGYFSIDKKSNRLVDSKISDRKESTSDDIDAYDLIMKNKERLLDRKEPVRFIFSHSALREGWDNPNVFQICTLKQSNAQVRKRQEVGRGLRLSVNQDGERMDANFIGEDVHQINVLTVVASESYDNFAKALQSELAEVVSDRPKIINSDLFNGKVIRDFNGIEQTIDYALAQTIYEGLIINGYARKGILTEKYYDDKKSGTLSFAEEVKGFENSIISIIDIIYDAKACEAENARSVNVELKIDKDKLGCREFNELWKRINVKSAYIVDFETEELVKKAIAALDEYLRVSQIYFNVESGSMEEIKSKEELEAGASFVRQKGRKETLHITASSTITYDLIGKIVEGTGLTRATVAKILAGINTTVFDQFKNNPEEFIIKASDLINEQKATVIIQHITYNKLESSYDMSVFTEPSLKGKLGYNAMPAQKHLYDHILYDSTNERNFAEKLDTCDEVSVYVKLPSGFYIQTPVGKYNPDWAIAFHDGHVKHIYFVAETKGSLSSMELRKIEEAKIQCAKEHFKAISTDKVKYEVVDNYETLMKLVM; this is translated from the coding sequence ATGAAATTACAGTTTAAACATCAGAAATTTCAGGCTGAAGCGGCCAAAGCTGTATGCGATGTTTTTGCGGGACAGCCGTATTCTGTCCCAAGCTATATGATCGATAAGGGGCTTATTAAAGATAAAAATGACTCCGCTCAAAAACAGGCTGACATTGGGTTTGACTTCACTGGATGGCGAAATGAACCGATTGTGCCGCAGCTTACAGATGAAATTATCCTTGAAAACATAAATAGAATTCAGCGTAAATTTCAAATTGAACCATCTCAAAAACTGGAAGGAAGATATAACCTTACAGTCGAGATGGAAACCGGTGTGGGCAAAACATATACCTATATAAAGACAATGTACGAACTTAATAAAAATTATGGTTGGAGCAAGTATATTGTAGTTGTGCCAAGTGTTGCAATACGTGAGGGCGTGTACAAGTCATTTCAGATAACACAGGAACATTTTGCGGAAGAGTATGGAAAAAAGATACGTTTCTTTATCTATAACTCTGCTCAGTTAACAGAAATTGACAGATTTGCCAGCGATAATGCAATTAACGTAATGATAATCAACTCTCAGGCTTTTAATGCAAGGGGCAAGGATGCCAGGCGCATTGACATGAGGCTGGACGAATTCAGAAGCCGCAGGCCTATAGATATTATTGCAAAGACAAATCCCATACTGATTATTGATGAACCTCAATCTGTTGAAGGCCCGGCAACGAAAGACCGCCTAACAAAGTTTATGCCACTTTTTACACTTCGTTATTCTGCTACCCATAGAAAAGACAGTGTTTACAACATGATTTACCGTCTTGATGCAATCGAGGCCTATAACAAAAAGCTTGTCAAAAAAATTGCTGTTAAAGGAATCTCGCTATCTGGCAATACTGCAAATGAGGGATATCTATATCTGGAAAGCATTAACCTGTACAAAGACAAAGGCCCCAGTGCTAATCTTGAATTTGACATAAAACATAAGAACGGAATTAACCCAAAAGTAAGAATTGTGACACCCGGATATAATCTTTTCGATCAGTCCGGAGGATTGGAAGAATATAAAGAAGGATACACGGTAACAAACATTGATGGCAGGGATAACTCTGTGTCGTTTAAAAACGGCATAAAAATCTATGCAGGAGATGTTCTTGGTAAAGTTTCAGAAAAACACCTCCGACGCATACAGATACGAGAGACTATTTTGACTCACATTGAGAGAGAACGCCAACTGTTCTACAAAGGCATAAAAGTGCTCTCCTTGTTCTTCATTGATGAGGTCGCAAAGTATAAGCAGTATGATAAGAGCAATAGTGCATATAACGGTGTTTACGCTGACGTATTCGAAGAAGAATACCGTAATATTTTGGATAATTTGCAGGTCAAACTGGGAGAAGATGAATATATCAAGTATCTAAACTCAATTCAGCCACAAGAAACACATGCAGGATATTTTTCAATAGACAAAAAGAGCAATCGGCTTGTAGACAGTAAAATCTCTGACAGAAAAGAATCAACCTCAGACGATATCGATGCCTATGACCTGATCATGAAAAATAAAGAAAGATTGCTAGATAGAAAAGAGCCTGTAAGGTTTATCTTTTCGCATTCTGCCCTTCGTGAGGGATGGGACAATCCAAATGTATTCCAGATCTGTACACTAAAACAAAGTAACGCACAAGTCCGCAAACGCCAGGAAGTTGGCCGGGGGCTACGGCTTAGTGTCAATCAGGATGGAGAACGAATGGATGCGAACTTTATTGGTGAAGATGTTCATCAAATAAATGTTCTTACCGTAGTAGCAAGCGAAAGCTATGATAATTTTGCAAAAGCACTTCAGTCAGAGCTGGCCGAGGTAGTATCTGACCGCCCAAAAATTATCAATTCTGACTTGTTTAATGGAAAAGTTATCAGGGATTTTAACGGAATTGAGCAAACAATAGATTATGCCCTGGCTCAAACCATCTACGAGGGATTAATCATAAATGGCTATGCCCGAAAGGGCATACTAACTGAAAAATATTATGACGATAAAAAATCTGGGACGTTAAGTTTTGCTGAAGAAGTCAAAGGCTTTGAAAACTCAATAATATCCATCATTGATATTATTTACGATGCAAAGGCTTGTGAGGCCGAGAATGCACGCAGCGTAAACGTTGAGTTAAAAATTGACAAAGACAAACTTGGATGTCGTGAATTTAACGAGTTGTGGAAACGCATAAACGTTAAGTCTGCGTATATTGTTGATTTTGAAACAGAAGAGCTTGTTAAAAAAGCTATTGCAGCACTTGATGAATACCTGAGAGTCTCTCAGATTTACTTTAATGTTGAAAGCGGTTCAATGGAAGAAATTAAATCTAAAGAGGAGTTAGAAGCCGGGGCGTCTTTTGTAAGACAAAAGGGCCGAAAAGAAACCTTGCATATAACAGCAAGCAGCACAATAACCTACGATCTGATTGGAAAGATTGTTGAGGGAACAGGCCTCACTAGGGCAACCGTAGCTAAAATTCTTGCCGGAATAAACACTACAGTATTTGATCAGTTCAAAAACAATCCTGAAGAATTCATCATTAAAGCATCAGATCTAATAAACGAACAAAAAGCCACCGTAATTATTCAACACATCACATACAACAAGCTTGAATCATCTTATGACATGTCTGTTTTCACAGAACCAAGCCTAAAGGGAAAGTTAGGCTACAATGCCATGCCTGCCCAAAAGCACCTTTATGATCATATTTTGTACGACTCTACCAACGAAAGAAATTTTGCAGAAAAACTGGACACTTGTGATGAAGTATCAGTTTACGTGAAGCTCCCAAGTGGTTTTTACATACAAACACCTGTTGGCAAATATAACCCTGACTGGGCTATAGCATTCCATGATGGTCATGTTAAGCATATATATTTTGTTGCCGAGACCAAAGGATCACTGTCTTCAATGGAACTAAGGAAAATTGAAGAAGCAAAGATTCAATGCGCCAAAGAACATTTCAAGGCAATAAGTACAGATAAAGTTAAGTACGAAGTCGTAGACAATTATGAAACGCTGATGAAATTGGTAATGTAG
- a CDS encoding YrbL family protein, producing MNDTIEALNIKKLIQDNNYDEALRNAEKALDTAQRELGENHPDLVQYLDLLAEIYKANGNLRGAKKVYKKALRLWMNAFLPKDNYKYFLADLFPMFFKSPALQPRFKPDKIITLRPELLIHSGSKREAYVHPGDPNLCIKVDRLWKEGYHISPRKRLKRLLMPWLIDFWSNREEARVYRSVALKIGEEFFEHAPRCYGIVMTNLGPGLVVERVRDEDGSFSRPIDVYVKNNPDKLKHALDLLEDLHDFLIEHDLVIYDWANPANFLVRKHSTRGDKLVVVDWKTEGTADKDLPWRDIFPALARKKMTFEYNCLREDITRLGSIA from the coding sequence TTGAACGATACCATTGAAGCCTTGAACATAAAAAAATTGATTCAAGACAACAACTACGATGAAGCCCTGCGCAATGCGGAAAAAGCTTTGGACACAGCCCAAAGAGAACTTGGCGAAAATCATCCGGATCTGGTTCAATACTTGGACCTTTTAGCCGAAATTTATAAGGCGAACGGTAACCTAAGGGGCGCGAAAAAGGTTTACAAAAAAGCTCTAAGGCTTTGGATGAATGCCTTCCTTCCCAAGGATAACTATAAGTATTTCCTGGCCGATCTTTTTCCCATGTTTTTTAAATCGCCAGCTCTGCAACCGCGGTTTAAACCTGACAAGATAATAACGCTAAGGCCTGAGCTTTTGATCCACAGCGGCAGTAAAAGAGAGGCTTACGTGCATCCAGGGGACCCAAATTTATGCATAAAAGTTGACAGGCTTTGGAAAGAAGGTTACCACATTTCTCCGAGAAAGCGACTTAAAAGACTCCTAATGCCCTGGCTCATAGATTTTTGGTCTAACCGAGAAGAAGCAAGAGTCTACCGCTCTGTGGCCCTTAAAATAGGCGAAGAATTTTTCGAACACGCGCCCAGATGTTATGGCATCGTGATGACCAACCTGGGACCCGGGCTGGTCGTCGAGCGCGTTCGCGACGAGGATGGCTCATTTTCACGACCCATCGACGTTTACGTGAAAAATAACCCAGACAAGTTGAAGCACGCCCTGGACCTTTTGGAAGACCTTCACGATTTTCTAATCGAACACGACCTTGTGATATATGACTGGGCCAATCCTGCTAATTTCCTGGTGCGCAAACATTCTACCAGGGGTGATAAATTAGTCGTCGTGGATTGGAAGACAGAAGGAACAGCTGATAAAGACCTGCCATGGCGCGACATCTTTCCGGCGTTGGCCAGAAAAAAAATGACCTTTGAGTACAATTGCCTGCGCGAAGATATAACGCGTTTAGGCTCCATTGCTTAA
- a CDS encoding DUF72 domain-containing protein, with translation MVNENKMLKLNEAEKTWLEELASAWGVKLIFREYLGADMFARITITSEGEAWVEILQSFDPEDYYGQWGNDDITPSELFRFLLLHEIAHLQLEHEKEKIPKHVRTKEDWQEVIRKRETRADLWAKRRLRDPWPREDEKGKCLIGCSGWSYESWNGNYYPPDLRTGDRLSYYAQDFQTVEINMSFYRTPFENMLRSWAKKVPPRFYFAAKGSRRITHYRRLKGCEEEVKNFFDRFALLPQLSCVLWQLPPSLKYDASLLDEFCHLLPKHRRQAIEFRHLSWWDKLDETAEILSKHEVAFVGISRRGFPDEAPVTAESSYFRFHGLGKNTYLWDYSEEELLPWAQRVKTLLEKGIDVYAYFNNDFEALAVKNAKKLSEMVKLL, from the coding sequence ATGGTTAATGAGAATAAGATGTTAAAGCTGAACGAAGCAGAAAAGACGTGGCTTGAAGAGCTTGCTTCTGCGTGGGGAGTAAAGCTCATTTTTAGGGAGTATCTGGGCGCCGATATGTTCGCCCGAATCACCATAACTTCCGAGGGAGAAGCCTGGGTGGAGATTCTTCAAAGCTTCGACCCCGAAGACTACTACGGCCAATGGGGAAACGATGACATCACGCCATCTGAACTTTTCAGGTTCCTGCTCCTTCACGAAATCGCTCACCTACAGTTAGAACACGAAAAAGAAAAGATCCCGAAACATGTGCGCACCAAAGAGGATTGGCAAGAGGTCATCCGAAAGCGGGAGACAAGAGCCGATCTATGGGCCAAAAGGCGACTCAGGGACCCTTGGCCCAGGGAAGACGAAAAAGGAAAGTGCCTAATCGGCTGCAGCGGGTGGTCTTACGAATCGTGGAACGGAAACTACTATCCACCTGACTTAAGGACTGGCGATAGGCTTTCTTATTACGCCCAAGATTTCCAAACCGTTGAAATAAACATGTCCTTTTACCGAACCCCTTTTGAAAACATGCTTCGGTCTTGGGCTAAAAAGGTTCCCCCCCGTTTTTATTTTGCCGCCAAAGGTTCAAGGAGGATAACCCATTACCGGCGCCTCAAAGGTTGCGAGGAAGAAGTGAAAAATTTCTTCGACAGATTTGCCTTGCTTCCCCAGCTTTCCTGCGTTTTGTGGCAGCTTCCGCCTTCGCTTAAATATGACGCTTCATTGCTGGACGAATTTTGCCACCTTTTGCCAAAACACAGAAGGCAAGCCATTGAATTCAGGCACCTTTCCTGGTGGGATAAGTTAGACGAGACCGCGGAAATTTTATCCAAACACGAGGTCGCCTTCGTTGGGATAAGCCGCAGGGGTTTTCCCGATGAAGCACCCGTGACGGCAGAGTCCAGCTATTTTCGCTTTCACGGATTGGGCAAAAATACTTACCTGTGGGACTACAGCGAAGAAGAACTCCTGCCTTGGGCGCAGCGCGTAAAGACGTTACTTGAAAAAGGCATCGACGTCTACGCTTACTTCAACAACGACTTCGAAGCCCTGGCGGTCAAAAATGCCAAGAAACTTTCAGAAATGGTGAAATTGCTTTAA
- a CDS encoding DUF4391 domain-containing protein: MIQIPLGKTLNKTIPKEAFFRNLDITPDIKNKFVTDIKKITLAKSISPLTCNLSAGEEVKEINIINIELKKQEADLRVLEKIAKQMPFKIIFSLNYEGEKQVVIFHNKLFKTGWSSNRTIQPEFHGLNLDDLWKYLVSEVGEFEIKIEEELDEVIEQNNQIEKIKKQIAILENKIQREKQFNRQFELSRELKRLKKQLEVI, encoded by the coding sequence ATGATACAGATACCGCTTGGGAAAACATTAAACAAAACGATACCGAAAGAAGCGTTCTTTCGAAATTTAGACATTACACCTGATATCAAAAACAAATTTGTCACTGATATCAAGAAAATAACTCTTGCTAAAAGCATTTCACCGCTAACCTGTAATCTTAGCGCAGGCGAAGAAGTTAAAGAGATCAACATCATAAATATTGAGCTGAAAAAGCAAGAAGCCGACTTAAGAGTTCTTGAAAAAATAGCAAAACAAATGCCATTTAAGATAATCTTCTCTCTGAATTACGAGGGAGAAAAGCAGGTTGTAATATTCCATAACAAACTCTTCAAAACGGGTTGGAGCAGCAATAGAACTATCCAACCGGAATTTCATGGCTTAAATCTTGATGATCTATGGAAATATCTTGTCTCTGAGGTCGGGGAATTTGAAATAAAAATAGAAGAAGAGCTTGATGAAGTCATTGAACAGAACAATCAAATAGAAAAAATCAAGAAACAAATAGCAATCCTCGAAAATAAGATCCAGCGCGAGAAGCAGTTCAACCGACAATTTGAGTTAAGTAGAGAACTTAAACGACTGAAAAAACAATTGGAGGTAATATAA
- a CDS encoding AAA family ATPase, whose amino-acid sequence MSLVIKNMILHNHAPFEHIELDFFEKGISVLSAVNGGGKTTILSHIADAWYEMARESCPNEFEGKENKYYRISSPTYSIESNKPQLVFIRFFADNKTIDYVSLRGKTNKKDFESIVPDDCTIKFDSLQSELDKSNNIKYCSESDKKSIEQLFKDNIITYLPSYRHEQPGYLNDPYKISINYGLEPNFSGHLVNSIEIISDLPGLANWLMDVVLDMRLYSNNSNIQTLFNNINLIFSNALSIKSEKELSIGIGQRNAGATRIQVVERDASGNWSKTIYPSIFNMSAGESALICLFCEIVKQFDKIHPNQLIHQATGIVLIDEIDKHLHIRLQKDVLPNLMQLFPNVQFIVSSHSPFIAMGLTQNQVTNHRTRVIDLDKNGVVADLETTDVFAEGYNAMIEKNAQYKAMFDSLQKQVGSAKFQIVSEGHNCRHIKKAISILDSSLLGKLDFPYSDKTGKEQLKQAYEAMFNSNPMAKYLFVWDCDFTNTNLPENEHFYKFIITKNAENTKATVGIENLYPMELFTDKFYPKKKKTNGYGAITEYEEFDKKAFLEDIEENYEPSVFQKFKPLIDKIKEIVTSQQEPQETGEEITNG is encoded by the coding sequence ATGAGTTTAGTCATCAAAAATATGATTTTACATAATCATGCCCCTTTTGAGCATATCGAGCTAGACTTTTTTGAAAAAGGGATTTCAGTCTTAAGTGCAGTTAATGGTGGCGGTAAGACAACTATACTATCTCATATCGCTGATGCTTGGTATGAAATGGCTCGTGAGTCGTGTCCTAACGAATTTGAAGGTAAAGAAAACAAATATTATCGTATTTCTTCACCAACGTACAGTATCGAGAGTAACAAACCCCAATTAGTTTTTATCCGATTTTTTGCGGATAATAAGACCATCGACTATGTCAGCTTGCGTGGAAAAACCAACAAAAAGGATTTCGAGAGTATCGTTCCTGATGATTGCACAATAAAGTTTGATTCTCTACAAAGTGAATTAGATAAGTCAAACAATATTAAATATTGTTCTGAATCTGATAAAAAATCCATAGAACAATTATTTAAAGATAATATAATTACTTATTTGCCATCCTATAGACATGAACAGCCAGGCTATCTTAATGATCCATATAAAATATCAATTAACTATGGATTAGAACCTAATTTTTCAGGTCATTTGGTAAATTCAATAGAAATTATAAGTGATCTGCCAGGATTGGCCAATTGGTTAATGGATGTAGTATTAGACATGCGACTGTATAGCAATAATTCAAACATTCAAACTTTATTTAATAACATTAACTTAATATTTTCAAATGCTTTATCCATCAAGTCAGAAAAGGAACTATCTATCGGCATAGGTCAAAGAAATGCCGGAGCAACGCGCATTCAAGTAGTAGAACGAGATGCATCAGGGAATTGGTCTAAAACAATATATCCTTCAATTTTCAATATGTCCGCTGGTGAGAGTGCCTTAATATGCCTGTTCTGCGAAATTGTAAAGCAATTTGATAAGATACACCCAAACCAGCTTATACATCAAGCAACTGGAATTGTGCTTATTGATGAGATTGATAAGCATCTGCACATTCGTTTGCAAAAAGATGTGCTTCCTAATCTGATGCAACTTTTCCCAAATGTACAGTTCATTGTTAGCTCTCATTCGCCTTTTATTGCAATGGGCTTGACACAAAACCAGGTCACAAATCATAGAACTCGTGTAATCGATTTAGATAAGAACGGCGTTGTTGCGGACTTAGAAACAACGGATGTATTCGCCGAAGGGTATAACGCGATGATTGAGAAAAACGCGCAATACAAAGCCATGTTCGATTCCTTACAAAAACAAGTAGGATCAGCAAAATTTCAAATTGTTTCAGAGGGGCATAATTGCAGACATATAAAAAAGGCGATTAGCATATTGGATAGTTCGCTATTGGGAAAATTAGATTTCCCTTACAGCGATAAAACTGGAAAAGAACAGCTAAAACAGGCATATGAAGCGATGTTCAATTCTAATCCTATGGCAAAATATCTTTTCGTTTGGGATTGTGATTTTACAAATACTAACTTGCCAGAGAACGAACACTTTTACAAGTTCATTATAACTAAAAATGCTGAAAACACTAAGGCTACGGTGGGGATAGAGAATTTATATCCAATGGAACTCTTTACAGATAAATTTTATCCAAAAAAGAAAAAAACCAACGGATATGGTGCAATAACTGAATATGAGGAGTTTGACAAAAAAGCTTTTTTAGAAGATATCGAGGAGAATTATGAACCATCAGTTTTTCAAAAATTTAAGCCATTGATTGATAAAATCAAAGAGATTGTTACATCACAACAAGAGCCACAAGAAACTGGGGAGGAAATTACTAATGGATAA
- a CDS encoding site-specific DNA-methyltransferase: MDKLRMESTDMTEQNIEKIGRLFPNVITESRGKDGKLKKAINFDLLMQLLSADVLEGDEAYDFTWVGKKASIIKANEPIRETLRPCKEESKNWDSTGNLYIEGDNLDVLKLLQESYLGKIKMIYIDPPYNTGNDFVYRDNFTQDKDEYDEEAGVYDESGDRLFRNTESNGRFHSDWCSMMLPRIQLARNLLRDDGAIFISIDDNEVANLKKICDEVFSESNFIGQITVVANPRGRDYGGVARMHDYVIVYRKSPSTGINLIEDSNNEFTMNDDLGGFELRELRNRNIKFNKENRPNLYYPFYINPYEEDKYSLHPISLKKQNGWIELYPLASQGINTVWRWGKQKSEANLNINICAKPMRNGSYMIVEKYRESKMMARSVWWDKDTNTEKGTLLVKEIMDGKVFDYPKPVEMLMRICEMGTNSEDDDIVLDFFSGSGTMAHAVLKLNANDGGNRKFVMVQLQEECTKDSEAYRSGYKNICEIGKERIRRAGEKIKTDAVILEQDLDIGFRVFKLDSTNMKDVYYAAKDYSQAQLNDLISNIKEDRTDMDLLFACLLEWGLPLSLAHKTEKIDGFDVHTINDGDLMACFADEVSESVIREIAKRQPLRAVFRDSSFGTSPEKINVEEIFKLMSPKTKVKVI, from the coding sequence ATGGATAAATTAAGAATGGAATCTACTGATATGACAGAGCAAAACATAGAAAAGATCGGTAGATTGTTCCCCAATGTCATCACAGAATCTAGGGGTAAGGACGGCAAACTCAAGAAGGCAATCAACTTTGATTTGCTTATGCAGTTATTATCTGCTGATGTGTTGGAAGGTGATGAGGCATACGATTTCACTTGGGTTGGAAAGAAAGCTTCGATCATTAAGGCCAACGAACCTATCCGGGAGACTCTCCGTCCATGTAAAGAGGAAAGCAAAAATTGGGACTCGACTGGCAATCTTTACATCGAGGGTGACAACCTTGATGTTTTAAAGCTTTTGCAAGAGAGCTATCTTGGAAAGATCAAGATGATTTATATCGACCCTCCTTATAACACAGGCAACGATTTTGTTTACCGAGACAATTTTACGCAAGACAAGGACGAGTACGATGAAGAGGCCGGTGTTTATGACGAGAGCGGCGATCGTTTGTTCCGAAACACTGAAAGCAATGGGAGATTTCATTCTGATTGGTGTTCTATGATGTTGCCACGCATACAACTAGCTAGAAATTTGTTAAGGGACGATGGGGCAATCTTTATAAGTATTGATGATAATGAAGTTGCTAATTTGAAAAAAATTTGTGACGAAGTATTTTCCGAAAGTAATTTTATTGGACAAATTACGGTGGTTGCTAACCCCAGAGGACGAGATTACGGTGGTGTTGCAAGAATGCACGACTATGTGATCGTATATAGAAAATCACCATCAACAGGAATTAACCTTATTGAAGATTCAAATAACGAATTTACGATGAATGATGATTTAGGTGGATTTGAATTAAGAGAATTGAGAAATAGAAATATAAAATTCAATAAAGAGAACCGTCCGAATTTATATTATCCATTTTACATTAACCCTTATGAAGAAGATAAATATAGTTTGCATCCGATATCTTTAAAAAAACAAAATGGATGGATTGAGTTGTATCCCCTGGCTTCCCAGGGTATTAATACCGTTTGGCGGTGGGGCAAACAAAAATCTGAAGCCAATTTGAATATTAATATTTGCGCTAAGCCAATGAGAAATGGCAGCTATATGATTGTTGAAAAGTATAGAGAATCAAAAATGATGGCACGCTCTGTTTGGTGGGATAAAGATACCAATACAGAAAAAGGAACTTTATTAGTAAAAGAGATAATGGACGGTAAAGTCTTTGACTATCCCAAGCCAGTTGAGATGTTGATGAGAATATGTGAAATGGGAACAAATAGTGAGGATGACGATATCGTTCTAGACTTTTTTTCAGGATCGGGAACAATGGCTCATGCAGTACTAAAACTGAATGCCAACGATGGCGGAAACAGAAAATTCGTTATGGTACAACTACAAGAAGAGTGTACAAAAGACAGCGAAGCATACAGGTCTGGTTATAAAAATATATGTGAAATAGGAAAAGAAAGAATACGTCGGGCAGGAGAAAAAATTAAAACTGATGCCGTGATATTGGAACAAGATCTTGATATTGGTTTCCGTGTATTTAAACTGGACAGTACCAACATGAAAGATGTCTATTATGCAGCAAAAGATTACTCTCAGGCGCAACTTAACGATTTAATTTCCAACATAAAAGAAGACAGAACGGACATGGATCTACTCTTTGCCTGTCTTCTTGAATGGGGATTGCCTCTCTCGTTAGCTCACAAAACAGAAAAAATAGATGGTTTTGATGTACATACAATTAATGACGGAGATCTTATGGCTTGCTTTGCTGACGAGGTAAGCGAATCAGTCATTCGTGAGATTGCCAAACGTCAACCTCTTAGAGCTGTATTCCGTGACAGTTCATTTGGAACAAGTCCAGAAAAAATTAACGTAGAAGAAATTTTCAAACTGATGTCACCCAAGACAAAAGTGAAAGTTATATAA